The following are encoded together in the Brassica napus cultivar Da-Ae chromosome A9, Da-Ae, whole genome shotgun sequence genome:
- the LOC106366498 gene encoding BTB/POZ domain-containing protein At1g63850: protein MDFSTTTTTTSTAANGYSSPRDSSIPSSFTKFNSALTAGLLNPMSPPPPPPATLDKSRASPTLFEMMSSEAGSPVQIQNLALPSSSRTRTTNGSHLVISAQDKQALAMQRISNLLMTRSPGNQFNDPASSDVKLTLSSKDGISITMCVHRQILVAHSRFFAVKLSDRWSKQQQMAPSSSPYIVEISDCDDVEVYIETLMLMYCRDLRKKMMRQDVSRVLGILKVSAAIGFDAGVLSCLEYLEAAPWSEDEECRIASLLSELHLENVGATEVLRRVSVEASQNNGSNDEVLLNLLHIVLEGKDEKARRDMKTLVSKMLRENSSGNDLRKESLYLACDGCLHKLKRQFLQAAESDLENVDQIARQADNLHWILDILIDRQIAEDFLVMWASLSELSDVHGKVPVVHRFEISRVTARIFVGIGKGQILTPKEVRCLLLRNWLTPFYDDFAWMKRASKGLDRYVVEDGLSNTILTLPLAWQQEFFLVWFDRFLNSNDCPNIQRGFEVWWRRAFWRRKEQSQEEPARLRIIASATDNS from the exons ATGGACTTCTCTACAACGACGACGACTACTTCCACGGCGGCGAACGGTTACAGCTCGCCGCGCGACTCATCAATCCCCTCGAGCTTCACGAAGTTCAACTCCGCTTTAACGGCGGGCCTCCTCAATCCGatgtctcctcctcctcctcctccggcgaCGCTCGACAAGTCCCGAGCGAGCCCGACGCTATTCGAGATGATGTCCAGCGAAGCCGGATCTCCGGTTCAGATCCAGAACCTCGCGCTTCCGTCTTCCTCGAGGACGAGGACGACGAACGGGAGCCACCTCGTCATCTCGGCCCAGGACAAGCAGGCGCTCGCAATGCAGCGGATATCGAATCTTTTAATGACTCGGAGCCCCGGGAACCAGTTCAACGACCCGGCTTCGAGCGACGTGAAGCTCACTCTGTCCTCTAAAGACGGGATTAGCATCACGATGTGCGTGCATAGGCAGATTCTCGTTGCTCACAGTAGGTTCTTCGCTGTGAAGTTATCTGATCGATGGTCCAAGCAGCAGCAGATGGCGCCGTCGTCGTCTCCCTACATTGTCGAGATCTCGGATTGTGATGACGTGGAGGTTTATATAGAGACGTTGATGTTAATGTACTGTAGGGAcctaaggaagaagatgatgaggcAGGACGTGTCTAGAGTTCTTGGTATCTTGAAG GTTTCGGCGGCTATTGGGTTTGATGCTGGAGTGCTGTCGTGTCTGGAGTACTTGGAAGCTGCACCTTGGTCGGAAGATGAAGAGTGCAGGATTGCTTCTTTGTTGTCTGAGTTACACCTTGAGAACGTAGGAGCAACGGAAGTTTTGAGAAGGGTTTCTGTAGAAGCTAGTCAGAACAATGGCAGCAACGATGAGGTGCTTCTGAATCTTTTGCATATAGTTCTCGAGGGGAAAGACGAGAAGGCGAGGCGTGATATGAAGACGCTTGTTTCGAAAATGCTTAGAGAGAACTCGTCTGGTAACGATCTTAGGAAAGAGTCATTGTATCTGGCTTGTGATGGGTGTTTGCATAAGCTCAAGCGTCAGTTTCTACAAGCGGCGGAGTCTGATTTGGAGAATGTGGATCAGATAGCTAGACAAGCGGATAACCTTCATTggattttggatattttgatAGATAGACAGATCGCTGAGGATTTTCTTGTGATGTGGGCTTCTCTCTCTGAGCTGTCTGACGTGCACGGTAAGGTTCCCGTTGTTCATAGGTTTGAGATTAGCAGAGTGACGGCGAGGATCTTTGTTGGGATTGGGAAGGGGCAGATTCTGACGCCGAAGGAAGTGAGGTGTTTGTTGCTGAGGAACTGGTTGACACCTTTCTATGACGATTTCGCGTGGATGAAGAGAGCGTCGAAAGGGCTGGATCGGTATGTAGTGGAGGATGGTTTGAGCAATACCATTCTCACTCTTCCTCTTGCTTGGCAGCAAGAGTTTTTCTTGGTGTGGTTTGATCGGTTCTTGAACTCGAACGACTGTCCTAATATCCAGAGAGGCTTTGAAGTTTGGTGGAGACGGGCGTTCTGGAGAAGGAAAGAACAGAGTCAGGAGGAGCCTGCTCGGCTAAGAATCATAGCTTCAGCCACTGATAACTCTTGA